A window of the Alkalidesulfovibrio alkalitolerans DSM 16529 genome harbors these coding sequences:
- a CDS encoding Gfo/Idh/MocA family protein — protein MKEMNVAVIGLGWMGKVHLRNYSQMSKVNVVGVMDLDSSVLEEVGMTYDVPLFTKLDALLDQKPDAVSVCVPTVHHHVTAMAVIERGIPLLVEKPLAASAAEGREIVEAAKARSVPLMVGHIERFNPAVERVKSLLEEENHVISIIFERVGPYPPRIQDVGVVRDLASHDIDLACFLTGSRYKRISAFTSKNIGSHEDTVILSGEMESGVLVQINCNWVTPYKSRQIRVATQSRYIESNLITQQVKEYSKFESYQASYSVREWPVVFREPVREELTRFLAAVRDGAPMPITGEEGLYVIETIERVDSCACGVASA, from the coding sequence ATGAAAGAAATGAACGTCGCGGTCATCGGCCTTGGCTGGATGGGCAAGGTCCATCTGCGCAACTATTCCCAGATGTCCAAGGTCAACGTCGTGGGCGTCATGGACCTCGACTCTTCCGTGCTGGAAGAGGTCGGCATGACATATGATGTGCCCCTGTTCACGAAACTTGACGCCCTGCTCGACCAAAAGCCGGATGCCGTGTCCGTGTGCGTGCCCACCGTGCATCACCACGTCACCGCCATGGCCGTGATCGAGCGCGGCATCCCCTTGCTCGTGGAAAAGCCCCTGGCGGCCTCCGCGGCCGAGGGTCGAGAGATCGTGGAGGCCGCCAAGGCGCGCAGCGTGCCACTCATGGTCGGCCACATCGAGCGCTTCAACCCTGCCGTGGAACGGGTAAAAAGCCTGCTCGAAGAAGAGAACCACGTCATCTCCATCATCTTCGAACGCGTGGGGCCCTACCCGCCGCGCATCCAGGACGTGGGCGTGGTGCGCGACCTTGCCTCGCACGACATCGACCTGGCCTGCTTCCTGACCGGCTCGCGTTACAAGCGCATCTCGGCCTTCACCTCGAAGAACATCGGCAGCCACGAGGATACGGTCATCCTCTCGGGCGAGATGGAGTCCGGCGTGCTCGTGCAGATCAACTGCAACTGGGTCACGCCCTACAAGTCGCGCCAGATCCGCGTGGCCACGCAGTCGCGCTACATCGAGTCCAACCTCATCACCCAGCAGGTCAAGGAATACAGCAAATTCGAGAGCTACCAGGCCAGCTACTCGGTGCGCGAATGGCCCGTGGTCTTCCGCGAACCCGTGCGCGAGGAGCTGACCCGCTTTCTCGCGGCCGTGCGCGACGGCGCGCCCATGCCCATCACCGGCGAGGAAGGGCTGTACGTCATCGAGACCATCGAGCGCGTCGATTCCTGCGCCTGCGGCGTGGCCAGCGCCTGA